The Benincasa hispida cultivar B227 unplaced genomic scaffold, ASM972705v1 Contig970, whole genome shotgun sequence genome contains a region encoding:
- the LOC120070149 gene encoding dCTP pyrophosphatase 1-like: protein MAEVVESEEVTLKKLKTMMADFAKERDWDQFHSPRNLLLAMVGEVGELSEIFQWKGEVPRGLPDWKDEEKQHLGEELSDVLLYLVRLADICGIDLGKAVLRKLELNGKKYPVKLCKGSSRKHTQISCEDDCNENGGKEEDPTK, encoded by the exons ATGGCGGAGGTTGTAGAAAGTGAGGAGGTGACTCTCAAGAAATTGAAGACGATGATGGCGGACTTTGCGAAAGAGAGGGACTGGGATCAGTTTCATAGCCCTAGAAATCTCCTTCTCGCTATG GTGGGTGAAGTGGGAGAGTTATCTGAGATATTCCAGTGGAAAGGGGAAGTTCCAAGAGGCCTTCCAGATTGGAAAGATGAAGAGAAGCAACATCTTGGGGAAGAACTCTCAGATGTTTTGCTGTATCTTGTTAGGCTAGCTGATATTTGTGGGATTGATCTTGGTAAAGCAGTATTAAGGAAGCTAGAGCTGAATGGCAAAAAATATCCAGTCAAGCTTTGCAAAGGGTCATCAAGAAAACACACACAAATCAGCTGTGAAGACGATTGCAATGAAAACGGTGGAAAAGAAGAAGACCCCACCAAATAG